From the genome of Pirellulales bacterium, one region includes:
- a CDS encoding type II toxin-antitoxin system PemK/MazF family toxin, with translation MAKVPTPKRGEIWLIDFDPAIGAELRKIRPAVVVSLDTIGRLPLRMVVPITDWKPQYVSYPWFVHLPPTQSNGLAKDSGADAFQTKSVSEQRFVRRLGTTTSTELDDIGTAIALCVGAP, from the coding sequence ATGGCGAAAGTTCCAACACCGAAGCGCGGCGAAATCTGGTTGATTGACTTCGATCCGGCCATCGGGGCTGAACTGCGCAAAATTCGGCCGGCCGTGGTCGTCAGCCTCGACACGATCGGGCGTTTGCCGTTGAGGATGGTCGTCCCGATTACGGATTGGAAGCCGCAGTACGTTAGCTATCCGTGGTTTGTGCATTTGCCGCCCACGCAGTCGAATGGGCTTGCCAAGGACTCCGGCGCGGACGCGTTTCAGACCAAATCCGTATCTGAACAGCGTTTTGTGCGACGCCTAGGCACGACTACGTCGACGGAATTGGATGACATTGGCACCGCCATCGCGCTATGCGTCGGAGCACCCTAA